Below is a window of Mycoplasma sp. Mirounga ES2805-ORL DNA.
CATACTTAAATGGTCTCCAGAAATTACTATTGTTGTATTCTCGTATCAATCTTGTTGTTTACATCAATCAATAAATTCATTAATTAAAAATGAAATATATCTAAAAGATTCTTCCATATCAATAGTTTCATCGATATCTTTTATTGATTCAACACTATTTTTATCACCCATATTTTTAGTATGATGCGGAAACTTTTTGGCTAAATCAATACCATTCAAACTTTTTCCGGTGATACTGTCACCGTGTGGTCTATGAGTGTCTACAGTCAAAATTTGCAAATTGAATGGTTTTGATTCTTTAGAGAGATTATTTAATATTCGTTGAGCATTTTTAAATAATAATGGATCTTTGTATCCTCATCTGCCAAGATATTCTTTTGGAATTTCTCAGGTGCCATCTATTTGTTCTTCCTTACCTCAATGAGAATCATCTAATTGTTTATTATCTAAATAGTATTTTCCTGCTCCTGTTGAATAATGTATATCCAAGTCATCGTCATCAATACTTCCGCCTTTAAAATCATATCAATGATAGTGGTGCGATTTTAAATATCCTGAATGATTTGCATAATCAACATCATGTCCGGCTATAAAATAATTATTATATCCATTTTCAAACAAAATATCGCTGGTGGTTTTTACTTTAGGAAAAAAAATTTTACCTTTTTCCTCAACCTTTCAAGGATCTTTAAGGGGAATGCCAGATGATTGAGACACGAACCCTCTTATGGTATCATCACTTCAATCAAAAACATATGGACCAGCTAGGTTATCTCCTTGTGCAAAGGTAACATTTTCTTTAGCAAGTTTTGTTAATTCGGGCATTATGTTAGAGCCATTTTTTAACTTTCCACCATCTTTTTCATCTAAAACAGTTGACTCTAATGATTCCACGGTTATATATATTAAATTATGTTTTTTATTTGGAGTTTTAATTTTAACTTTATGGGTATCAACATAATTTTTAGAAAAAATATTTGTTGATTTTCTAAACTTATTTAAACTACAACTTGCAAATATGGCTGGCATTGTTGTAACTAATGCAATAGGTATTAATAATTTTCTAACTGTCTTCATATGAACCTTTACTAAAATTAAACTATTTTAGTTTTTAATTTTATTTATTTTTGAATTGTTTAAAGATATTAAAAATATTGCTAAACTACATTTATCTATAAAGAATGCACCTATTTTTGATAACTCCAATTCTAAACTAGATACATTATCTTGTTTTTTAAGTTTGATGAAAACTATTAATTTAACAATAAATAAACCTGTGGATGATAATAGAAATAATACTAAGAAATAAACATATTTATTTAAAAAAGCGCTAACATTTTTTCAACTTCTCATCACCTCTCTTACTTTTTCAAAAA
It encodes the following:
- a CDS encoding sulfatase-like hydrolase/transferase, whose protein sequence is MKTVRKLLIPIALVTTMPAIFASCSLNKFRKSTNIFSKNYVDTHKVKIKTPNKKHNLIYITVESLESTVLDEKDGGKLKNGSNIMPELTKLAKENVTFAQGDNLAGPYVFDWSDDTIRGFVSQSSGIPLKDPWKVEEKGKIFFPKVKTTSDILFENGYNNYFIAGHDVDYANHSGYLKSHHYHWYDFKGGSIDDDDLDIHYSTGAGKYYLDNKQLDDSHWGKEEQIDGTWEIPKEYLGRWGYKDPLLFKNAQRILNNLSKESKPFNLQILTVDTHRPHGDSITGKSLNGIDLAKKFPHHTKNMGDKNSVESIKDIDETIDMEESFRYISFLINEFIDWCKQQDWYENTTIVISGDHLSMDEGTKQYYYGTYNKEGYFTKFNKNGKKQENRKVYSTIINPSKELKYDPKRLKNRKFSTLDLFPTTIAALGFEIEGNKLGLGTNLFSGEKSLPEKYGYKYINEEFNKRSHFYNNLCFGQDD